The Nitrobacter hamburgensis X14 genome contains the following window.
CCTTTGGGAATGCTTCGATCTTGGCTCTGATGAACCTCTCCTTCGAGGCCTTGTCGAACGACTTGCCGATCTTCGCGTTCTTTTTCGCGGCGTTGATCAGCCTGAGAAATTCGGCCCCGGCAGCCACGCCTAACGTCACCGTCGCCGCCAGGAAACAACCCGAATAGAGCGCGGCCACGGCTTCTTCCAGATACATGTGGCCGTGGGCATGACGCCACTCCACTAGTGAACTGCCGCGGCACTCGATCTAGTACTCAAACAGCCATACCAAAATACGTCTGCTCCGTGGGCGATGAAGGATCCAGTTGGTGCCATAGCAGCCTTACGAAGGTCAGTACATCGGCTAACAGACCGGCTCATATGGCCGGGCGGTCGAGCTGTAGCAATCACCGTCGTGCTATTTAAGCGTCGCAATATACGCCGCGATATCTGAAGTTTCATCTCGACTTAGCTGCATGTCGGGCATTTTCGGATGTGGTTCGAGCAAGAAAAATGCGAGCTTCGCGGCATCGAAGTCGGGATTCTTTGCAATTGTTGCAAACGGCGGCGCGTCAGTCGTTGCCTGTTTTTGATCCGTTCCGACAAGATGGCAGCTAACGCACCAACGGTTGACCAGCACCCGGCCGTGATCGGCATCCCGCGTCGGACCATGGTCCGGAATGGCGAAACATGCGGTCGCCAAGAGTGAGCTGACCAAAGTGCAGTAACCGATCCAGAGCAATTGTCGCGGCATCGACGTTCCTTTTGTTCACCAAACCAGCTGAGACCATACGTCAATTTCAATGCAAAAGCACCGCGGGTTGCGAGCCAGCCTCTTCGACAATCCTGGCAATCGCGCGTACGTGCACACCTTGGTGCTGATTGATCAGCCACAAAACACTTGCAGATGGGGAAAGCCATACGTTATTGAGCAGCCAGTTCTCCAGGCTCAGGTAGGCGACGATCTCCTTCAAAACCGAATCTCGCTTCACCTCGTCGGACGTCGCAGCGCGGGCCCTGTCGCCCGCCAGCCGGCGCTTACCGGCCTTGAGGGACTTCTTCGAGCAGCCGTAATACATCGAGGCGACGATGCCCTTGTGGCGGCAAAGCTCCAAGACATTCCTCTCGCCGCGCAGCCCAACTTTCTCTTGATGAGTATTGCGGACGTGTCTGATGCCGAATATCCTTCAACATTCGTTCTACCGGTGTTTCATCTTCGCTCCATATGGTTGCGACGAATGGGAAATCCTCCCCTTCGGGAAGTCCTCAAAAGGTTACGAGCGCGATGGCCAGTCAGTGATTGCGTAAGTCGTTCGAGGCTTCGCTCCCTCGGATTTCGGATCTGCGAGCGCTGCTGAATGGCCCCGCACGTCTGGCGGAAGACTACAGCCGCTTTCGGCGTTCATCGCGATGCGCAACGCTGACCTATTGCCGCTGAACGTGCCCCGCATGCGTCTTGCTCGGCGGCTTCGGGCGGGTCTAACCGTTGACTAGGTAGAGGTGGTCGTGAACCAGCTTCACACCCGAGACGTTTTCAGCCGCCACGATCGCAGCTCGCCGGAAACGCGCGTCCGCGACGATGCCTGTAAGATGCACAATTCCGTTGCAGACCGTGACGCCGAATTGCGCTGGTCGCCAGTCGTTCTTTTCGATGGAGGCGATCACGCGGTCACGAATATGATCATCATCTGCCGTCGGGTCCGGAACGTCCCTTGCGAAGCTTGCGACAGAACGAAGGAGGTCGGTGCGGGTCACAATCCCGATTACCGTGTGTCCACGCACCACGGGCAGACGCTTGACATTGCGACGTTCCATCAAACGCACAAGGTCCGCAAGCGGCATGTCTTCGGTTGTGGTACAGAGGTCGTCTTGTGTCATAATCTCCCAGACCTTGCGACCATTCTCTCGCACGAAGTCCTGCGCGACATTTCCGGCAACCCCCATCAAGAATTCTAGCCATCTGATACGAGGACGTTGCGTACCAATCTCACTCCGTCGCACAAAGTCTCCTTCCGAGACCACGCCAATCAGCCGCCCCGTCTCGTCAACCACCGGAAGACCGCTGATACGCTGTTGCAACATGAGGTTTGCAGCATCCAGAATAGACGTGTCGGCTGTCACCGTTGTCACCTTGCGGGTCATGATCTGATGTGCACGCATTCATACCTCCATGTTTGCAATGAAGATCATCCAAGAACGGAACCGTATGATTGCGGCACGTCAATCAGAACCTAAATCGAGGAACGAATCCTTCGATTGATCTGGGTCAATATTCGGGCCACCCAGAGACCAAGGAGGAGCTTCAGGATTGTAATGGGCTGATCCGACTTGATGACGAGAACTCGTCAGACGAACAAACGTGACGCTGAATTCTCAAATCTCGCCTTCGGCATCTGTCATTTCGAGCATCGACATACTGAGATGGTCTTCGGATCTAGTTAGAACCGACGAGCAGAATGATGGCGATGCTTTCTTTTGGAGTTCTCGACAGATGGAGGGCCCATCATCCGGATTAAAAGCAAGAATGAAGCCCGCCAGCGGGGACGTTCATTTGTCCACGGAGGATGGGATAGCGGTGGATCGTAATCGGCTTCCCCAACACTTCGAAAATCATGCTCGCGGAATCTGGCCGTTAAACGGGCCGGAAACGCTAGTCCGTCGCTGAAACCTCGTCATCATCATTGCTCGCTGGACCGACGGTCTTTTCGACTATCTCGATGACCTCGATATCCGATCCGGCATGTTGACTTCACCCATCTGAATATTCGGCTGGATCTTCTACCGACATCGACAGCAGCACGGAAAAAGTTGATCAGTCAAATCCTCGGGTATGACCTGACCCTTGCACGGAGCCGGCTGCGCAAAAGCTTCGGTGAACGCACGATCTTCTCGTCATTTTGACGACGCCGATCGATAGCCGCTCGGCGACGAAATGACGCAGACGAGTCTGCGACAGATCAATTGTCCTCCGAACGAGGAGGCTAGTTTCGTAGGACTTCAGGGGAGAAGCAGATGGCTATAAAAGACGTTCTTCTCACTTTGACGAGCTATCCCGAACCGACTCCGGTTTCGGTTATTGAGGATGCAGTTTCGTTTGCCTCGTCGCTGGGCGCACACATTGCGGCGATCGCCTGCGAGGCACGTGTAGAGATTCCTGGAACCTTCCTCTCCAGCTCGCTTGTGGACGTCGCGGGAATTGTCGCCAGCGAGGCGCGTAAGAGCCTGAAGAACGCCCAGGATTTACTCACTTCATTTGAGTCGGCGGCCGA
Protein-coding sequences here:
- a CDS encoding CBS domain-containing protein, producing MRAHQIMTRKVTTVTADTSILDAANLMLQQRISGLPVVDETGRLIGVVSEGDFVRRSEIGTQRPRIRWLEFLMGVAGNVAQDFVRENGRKVWEIMTQDDLCTTTEDMPLADLVRLMERRNVKRLPVVRGHTVIGIVTRTDLLRSVASFARDVPDPTADDDHIRDRVIASIEKNDWRPAQFGVTVCNGIVHLTGIVADARFRRAAIVAAENVSGVKLVHDHLYLVNG
- a CDS encoding c-type cytochrome translates to MPRQLLWIGYCTLVSSLLATACFAIPDHGPTRDADHGRVLVNRWCVSCHLVGTDQKQATTDAPPFATIAKNPDFDAAKLAFFLLEPHPKMPDMQLSRDETSDIAAYIATLK